A single region of the Labrus bergylta chromosome 10, fLabBer1.1, whole genome shotgun sequence genome encodes:
- the LOC109976714 gene encoding early growth response protein 2b-like: MTAKIADEVSMSLSGIVDSFPKDVYAAEREMPSQIVFKQEAVGEDEHERKPPLDESGDLLFEDRSPTDLLLHGDLAQYVATLRTHPVAFSGKFSVDSRGAGGPWTPGDIINVVSADIATPGPVTESESASASPDLYAAGESGGGVDAADAGEGTMAHGQPDISHMYAPPHPHPHPHPHPHSHPATSYSCSGDIYQDQSAGGYLATSTCAMSYHASPSYSSVPKPTVDGAALLSLMPEYGGFYQQSCQRDIQTAFPERKSLPYPLDSLRVPPPLTPLNTIRNFTLGAPSPATEGPMAAAFPGHQNLPLRPILRPRKYPNRPSKTPVHQRPYPCPAESCDRRFSRSDELSRHLRIHTGHKPFQCRICMRNFSRSDHLTTHIRTHTGEKPFSCDQCGRKFARSDERRRHMKIHLRQKEKKSSAS, translated from the exons ATGACTGCTAAGATAGCCGATGAAGTGTCTATGTCTCTCAGCGGAATTGTAGACAGTTTTCCTAAAGATGTGTACGCAGCGGAAAGGGAGATGCCTTCACAGATTGTTTTTAAACAAGAGGCTGTAGGTGAGGACGAACATGAAAGGAAACCTCCTCTGGATGAAAGTG GTGATCTTCTGTTCGAGGATAGGAGTCCAACTGATCTGCTTCTCCACGGAGACTTGGCACAGTACGTGGCAACTTTACGCACACACCCTGTGGCGTTCAGCGGGAAGTTCTCGGTGGACTCCAGAGGCGCAGGTGGACCGTGGACACCGGGGGACATCATCAACGTGGTCAGTGCTGACATCGCCACCCCGGGGCCCGTGACCGAGTCCGAATCTGCTTCAGCATCTCCAGATCTCTACGCAGCAGGTGAAAGCGGAGGAGGAGTAGACGCAGCGGACGCGGGGGAAGGCACCATGGCGCACGGTCAGCCCGACATCAGCCACATGTACGcgcctcctcatcctcaccctcACCCCCATCCCCATCCTCACTCTCACCCAGCAACCTCCTACTCATGCAGCGGTGACATATACCAGGACCAATCAGCAGGGGGATACCTGGCTACGTCCACCTGCGCCATGTCCTACCACGCGTCGCCGTCCTACAGCTCCGTACCCAAACCAACAGTTGACGGCGCCGCACTTCTGTCACTCATGCCTGAGTACGGAGGCTTCTACCAGCAGAGCTGCCAGAGAGACATCCAGACGGCTTTCCCGGAGAGGAAATCCCTCCCGTACCCACTGGACTCCCTCAGGGTTCCCCCTCCTCTTACGCCTCTCAACACTATCAGGAACTTTACGCTCGGTGCGCCCTCGCCTGCGACAGAAGGCCCGATGGCTGCAGCTTTTCCAGGCCACCAAAACCTCCCTCTCAGGCCCATCCTAAGACCAAGAAAGTACCCGAACCGGCCAAGTAAGACACCAGTCCACCAGAGGCCGTACCCGTGCCCTGCAGAGAGCTGTGACCGCCGATTCTCCAGGTCGGACGAGCTGAGCCGGCACCTGCGCATCCACACCGGCCACAAACCTTTTCAGTGCCGCATCTGCATGAGGAACTTCAGCCGCAGCGATCACCTAACCACCCACATCCGCACGCACACCGGGGAAAAACCCTTCTCGTGCGACCAGTGTGGGAGAAAGTTCGCGCGGAGTGACGAGAGGAGGAGGCACATGAAGATTCATCTcagacagaaggagaaaaagtCCTCTGCATCCTAA
- the kif11 gene encoding kinesin-like protein KIF11 isoform X2 produces the protein MASHNLSGVKREEKGRNIQVVVRCRPFNTMERKSSSGVIDCDQSRKEVLVKTGGMNDKASRKTYTFDMVFGPAAKQIEVYRSVVFPILDEVIMGYNCTVFAYGQTGTGKTFTMEGERTPNEQFTWEEDPLAGVIPRTLHQIFEKLTENGTEFSVKVSLLEIYNEELFDLLSPSEDVTERLQLFDDPRNKRGVVVKGLEEVTVHNKDEVYQILERGAAKRRTASTLMNAYSSRSHSVFSVTIHMKEITLDGEELVKIGKLNLVDLAGSENIGRSGAVDKRAREAGNINQSLLTLGRVITALVEKRPHVPYRESKLTRILQDSLGGRTKTSIIATVSPSSSNLEETLSTLEYASRAKNIMNKPEVNQKLTKRTLIKEYTEEIERLKRDLAATRDKNGVYISTENYESMMSQITAQELSSAEYTDRIAAMEEELKKVTELFVDSKTKLEQCTVELDDKQQRLEETSQDLQQTKVKLSHEEFICSELSSVQDVLYDTAGQLLSTVDASTSDVSGLHDKLDRKKKVEQHNNGIQQSFAQRMDGAFSNMQRCVQQQGAKHQDMLSSYSQSIDGVLVMNEAALKGAMTTMESFVGGVGQLVAEGVARCQDRVQQQEAMCLKDKESVLQLLEEHQQDMEEVLVVRTLMGLSAVKELNDTLRATVETQRALANKVEAMKEMGVFFSGLVQELAGMREASVQGLSALQTQHDKLEDEISQAQERHQTGMKQTIQCLQDQLNLLTMEVQKDYTDLRTSSKALQKPLQTLQENINSGCSTVERRASSQADLLTSTSSSLASSLRLTTNQSLQTLDEMTGCCSHLHSAVSGLVDRDLQWSSKTREQAETAAQQHSTLMGMISSEAQALHQSVEKRCTEQLQAAEKQLSGRQEEVKRAVMAVQNQTSQDRTVLEQQQAELQDHVETSQELVSDFLQNELQQDIPTGTTPQRREFVYPRQLVKSRTRSELLESLRRQQEELRAAVEEEEDEQEELSQVDHDSLEDELSTCNESLATEPSFIDENLVFNESKRVPFFKKKGGKKESKSHNRQKASENEAPSTPQKSRLPLRCQN, from the exons ATGGCTTCACACAACCTGAGCGGAGTCAAACGAGAGGAAAAGGGCAGAAACATCCAAGTCGTTGTCAGATGCAG gCCTTTCAACACAATGGAGCGCAAGTCGTCCTCCGGGGTCATCGACTGCGACCAGAGCAGGAAGGAGGTTCTCGTGAAGACGGGCGGGATGAACGACAAAGCATCACGAAAGACCTACACGTTTGACATG GTATTTGGTCCGGCAGCCAAGCAGATTGAGGTCTACAGGAGCGTTGTTTTCCCGATCCTGGATGAAGTCATCATGGGATACAACTGCACTGTTTTTGC CTATGGTCAGACAGGAACAGGAAAGACGTTCACCATGGAGGGGGAGAGGACTCCAAACGAGCAGTTCACCTGGGAGGAG GACCCTCTGGCTGGTGTCATCCCCAGGACACTGCACCAGATTTTTGAGAAGCTTACTGAAAATGGCACAGAGTTCTCAGTCAAAGTGTCCCTGCTGGAGATCTACAATGAGGAGCTTTTTGACCTGCTCAGCCCCAGCGAGGACGTCACTGAGCGTCTGCAGCTCTTTGACGACCCGAGAAACAAG CGAGGCGTGGTGGTGAAGGGTCTAGAGGAGGTGACGGTTCACAACAAAGATGAAGTTTATCAGATCCTGGAGAGAGGAGCCGCCAAGAGGAGGACGGCCTCCACACTTATGAACGCCTACTCCAG TCGCTCCCACTCGGTGTTCTCAGTCACCATCCACATGAAGGAGATCACTCTGGACGGAGAGGAGCTGGTGAAGATCGGCAAACTCAATCTG GTGGATCTTGCCGGAAGTGAGAACATCGGGCGCTCTGGTGCGGTGGACAAACGCGCTCGTGAGGCGGGAAACATCAACCAGTCTCTGCTGACACTGGGCAGAGTGATCACTGCGCTGGTGGAGAAGAGGCCTCACGTCCCGTACAG AGAGTCCAAGCTGACCAGAATCCTGCAGGACTCGCTGGGAGGACGAACGAAAACCTCCATCATCGCCACAGTGTCGCCTTCCTCCAGCAACCTGGAG gagACTCTGAGCACGCTGGAGTACGCCAGCAGAGCCAAGAACATCATGAACAAGCCCGAGGTCAACCAGAAACTCACCAAGAGGACTCTCATCAAG GAATACACCGAGGAGATTGAGCGTCTGAAGCGTGACTTGGCAGCCACTCGAGACAAGAACGGAGTTTATATTTCTACAGAGAACTATGA gAGTATGATGAGTCAGATCACGGCTCAAGAGTTGAGTTCAGCGGAGTACACTGACAGGATCGCTGCCATGGAGGAGGAGCTAAAGAAG gtgacCGAGCTGTTTGTGGACAGTAAGACCAAACTGGAGCAGTGCACTGTAGAGCTGGATGACAAGCAGCAGAG ACTGGAGGAGACTAGCCAGGACCTGCAGCAGACCAAAGTGAAGCTGAGTCATGAGGAGTTTATCTGCTCCGAGCTCAGCTCAGTCCAGGATGTGCTCTACGACACCGCCGGGCAG CTGCTGAGCACAGTGGACGCCAGCACTAGTGACGTGTCGGGCCTCCATGACAAGCTGGACAGGAAGAAAaag GTGGAGCAGCACAACAATGGCATCCAGCAGAGCTTCGCACAGAGGATGGACGGCGCGTTCAGCAACATGCAGCGCTGCGTTCAGCAGCAGGGAGCCAAACACCAAGACATGCTGAGCAGCTACTCTCAGTCCATCG ACGGTGTGCTAGTCATGAACGAGGCGGCACTGAAAGGCGCTATGACCACCATGGAGTCCTTTGTGGGTGGAGTCGGGCAGCTGGTGGCTGAGGGCGTGGCTCGCTGTCAGGACCGAGTGCAGCAACAGGAGGCGATGTGTCTGAAGGATAAGGAGAgcgtgctgcagctgctg GAGGAGCATCAGCAGGACATGGAGGAGGTCCTGGTGGTTCGCACTCTGATGGGTCTGTCAGCTGTCAAAGAGCTCAATGACACACTGAGAGCCACAGTGGAGACACAGCGGGCGCTGGCCAACAAG GTGGAGGCGATGAAGGAGATGGGTGTGTTTTTCAGTGGCCTGGTGCAGGAGCTGGCAGGAATGCGGGAGGCCTCTGTGCAGGGTCTGAGCGCTCTGCAGACTCAACACGACAAGTTAGAGGACGAGATCAGTCAGGCGCAGGAGAGACACCAGACG GGGATGAAGCAGACCATCCAGTGCCTGCAGGACCAGCTCAACCTGCTGACTATGGAGGTCCAGAAGGATTATACTGATCTCCGCACGTCCTCCAAAGCTCTGCAGAAACCTCTACAGACCCTCCAGGAGAACATCAACAG TGGTTGCAGTACAGTAGAGCGTCGGGCCTCCTCTCAGGCGGACCTCCtcacctccacctcttcctccctGGCCTCCTCTCTGCGTCTGACCACCAACCAGAGCCTGCAGACCCTAGATGAGATGACAGGCTGCTGTTCCCACCTGCACAGCGCTGTGTCAG GCTTGGTCGATCGTGACCTCCAGTGGAGCTCCAAAACCAGGGAGCAGGCAGAGACTGCCGCCCAGCAACATTCAACTCTGATGGGGATGATTTCAAGTGAAGCTCAGGCCCTGCATCAG agtgtcgagaAGCGCTGCACCGAACAGCTCCAGGCAGCCGAGAAGCAGCTGTCGGGTCGGCAGGAGGAGGTTAAGCGGGCTGTGATGGCTGTACAGAACCAGACCTCCCAGGACCGGACTGTCCTGGAGCAACAGCAGGCTGAGCTGCAGGACCACGTGGAGACGAGTCAGGAGCTGGTCAGCGATTTTCTGCAAAACGAGCTGCAGCAGGACATTCCTACTG GTACGACCCCTCAGCGTCGAGAGTTTGTCTATCCCAGGCAGCTGGTGAAGTCGCGGACTCGGAGCGAGCTGCTGGAGAGCCTGaggaggcagcaggaggagctgagggcagctgtggaggaggaagaggacgagcaGGAGGAGCTCAGCCAGGTTGACCAC GACTCTCTTGAAGACGAGTTGAGTACTTGTAACGAAAGCTTGGCCACAGAGCCGTCCTTCATCGATGAGAACCTCGTCTTCAACGAGAGCAAACGAGTTCCCTTCTTCAAG AAGAAGGGCGGTAAGAAGGAATCgaagagccacaacaggcaaaaaGCATCTGAAAACGAAGCCCCATCAACGCCTCAGAAATCCAGACTGCCCCTCCGCTGTCAGAACTAG
- the kif11 gene encoding kinesin-like protein KIF11 isoform X1: MASHNLSGVKREEKGRNIQVVVRCRPFNTMERKSSSGVIDCDQSRKEVLVKTGGMNDKASRKTYTFDMVFGPAAKQIEVYRSVVFPILDEVIMGYNCTVFAYGQTGTGKTFTMEGERTPNEQFTWEEDPLAGVIPRTLHQIFEKLTENGTEFSVKVSLLEIYNEELFDLLSPSEDVTERLQLFDDPRNKRGVVVKGLEEVTVHNKDEVYQILERGAAKRRTASTLMNAYSSRSHSVFSVTIHMKEITLDGEELVKIGKLNLVDLAGSENIGRSGAVDKRAREAGNINQSLLTLGRVITALVEKRPHVPYRESKLTRILQDSLGGRTKTSIIATVSPSSSNLEETLSTLEYASRAKNIMNKPEVNQKLTKRTLIKEYTEEIERLKRDLAATRDKNGVYISTENYESMMSQITAQELSSAEYTDRIAAMEEELKKVTELFVDSKTKLEQCTVELDDKQQRLEETSQDLQQTKVKLSHEEFICSELSSVQDVLYDTAGQLLSTVDASTSDVSGLHDKLDRKKKVEQHNNGIQQSFAQRMDGAFSNMQRCVQQQGAKHQDMLSSYSQSIDGVLVMNEAALKGAMTTMESFVGGVGQLVAEGVARCQDRVQQQEAMCLKDKESVLQLLEEHQQDMEEVLVVRTLMGLSAVKELNDTLRATVETQRALANKVEAMKEMGVFFSGLVQELAGMREASVQGLSALQTQHDKLEDEISQAQERHQTGMKQTIQCLQDQLNLLTMEVQKDYTDLRTSSKALQKPLQTLQENINSGCSTVERRASSQADLLTSTSSSLASSLRLTTNQSLQTLDEMTGCCSHLHSAVSGLVDRDLQWSSKTREQAETAAQQHSTLMGMISSEAQALHQSVEKRCTEQLQAAEKQLSGRQEEVKRAVMAVQNQTSQDRTVLEQQQAELQDHVETSQELVSDFLQNELQQDIPTGTTPQRREFVYPRQLVKSRTRSELLESLRRQQEELRAAVEEEEDEQEELSQVDHDSLEDELSTCNESLATEPSFIDENLVFNESKRVPFFKQKKGGKKESKSHNRQKASENEAPSTPQKSRLPLRCQN; the protein is encoded by the exons ATGGCTTCACACAACCTGAGCGGAGTCAAACGAGAGGAAAAGGGCAGAAACATCCAAGTCGTTGTCAGATGCAG gCCTTTCAACACAATGGAGCGCAAGTCGTCCTCCGGGGTCATCGACTGCGACCAGAGCAGGAAGGAGGTTCTCGTGAAGACGGGCGGGATGAACGACAAAGCATCACGAAAGACCTACACGTTTGACATG GTATTTGGTCCGGCAGCCAAGCAGATTGAGGTCTACAGGAGCGTTGTTTTCCCGATCCTGGATGAAGTCATCATGGGATACAACTGCACTGTTTTTGC CTATGGTCAGACAGGAACAGGAAAGACGTTCACCATGGAGGGGGAGAGGACTCCAAACGAGCAGTTCACCTGGGAGGAG GACCCTCTGGCTGGTGTCATCCCCAGGACACTGCACCAGATTTTTGAGAAGCTTACTGAAAATGGCACAGAGTTCTCAGTCAAAGTGTCCCTGCTGGAGATCTACAATGAGGAGCTTTTTGACCTGCTCAGCCCCAGCGAGGACGTCACTGAGCGTCTGCAGCTCTTTGACGACCCGAGAAACAAG CGAGGCGTGGTGGTGAAGGGTCTAGAGGAGGTGACGGTTCACAACAAAGATGAAGTTTATCAGATCCTGGAGAGAGGAGCCGCCAAGAGGAGGACGGCCTCCACACTTATGAACGCCTACTCCAG TCGCTCCCACTCGGTGTTCTCAGTCACCATCCACATGAAGGAGATCACTCTGGACGGAGAGGAGCTGGTGAAGATCGGCAAACTCAATCTG GTGGATCTTGCCGGAAGTGAGAACATCGGGCGCTCTGGTGCGGTGGACAAACGCGCTCGTGAGGCGGGAAACATCAACCAGTCTCTGCTGACACTGGGCAGAGTGATCACTGCGCTGGTGGAGAAGAGGCCTCACGTCCCGTACAG AGAGTCCAAGCTGACCAGAATCCTGCAGGACTCGCTGGGAGGACGAACGAAAACCTCCATCATCGCCACAGTGTCGCCTTCCTCCAGCAACCTGGAG gagACTCTGAGCACGCTGGAGTACGCCAGCAGAGCCAAGAACATCATGAACAAGCCCGAGGTCAACCAGAAACTCACCAAGAGGACTCTCATCAAG GAATACACCGAGGAGATTGAGCGTCTGAAGCGTGACTTGGCAGCCACTCGAGACAAGAACGGAGTTTATATTTCTACAGAGAACTATGA gAGTATGATGAGTCAGATCACGGCTCAAGAGTTGAGTTCAGCGGAGTACACTGACAGGATCGCTGCCATGGAGGAGGAGCTAAAGAAG gtgacCGAGCTGTTTGTGGACAGTAAGACCAAACTGGAGCAGTGCACTGTAGAGCTGGATGACAAGCAGCAGAG ACTGGAGGAGACTAGCCAGGACCTGCAGCAGACCAAAGTGAAGCTGAGTCATGAGGAGTTTATCTGCTCCGAGCTCAGCTCAGTCCAGGATGTGCTCTACGACACCGCCGGGCAG CTGCTGAGCACAGTGGACGCCAGCACTAGTGACGTGTCGGGCCTCCATGACAAGCTGGACAGGAAGAAAaag GTGGAGCAGCACAACAATGGCATCCAGCAGAGCTTCGCACAGAGGATGGACGGCGCGTTCAGCAACATGCAGCGCTGCGTTCAGCAGCAGGGAGCCAAACACCAAGACATGCTGAGCAGCTACTCTCAGTCCATCG ACGGTGTGCTAGTCATGAACGAGGCGGCACTGAAAGGCGCTATGACCACCATGGAGTCCTTTGTGGGTGGAGTCGGGCAGCTGGTGGCTGAGGGCGTGGCTCGCTGTCAGGACCGAGTGCAGCAACAGGAGGCGATGTGTCTGAAGGATAAGGAGAgcgtgctgcagctgctg GAGGAGCATCAGCAGGACATGGAGGAGGTCCTGGTGGTTCGCACTCTGATGGGTCTGTCAGCTGTCAAAGAGCTCAATGACACACTGAGAGCCACAGTGGAGACACAGCGGGCGCTGGCCAACAAG GTGGAGGCGATGAAGGAGATGGGTGTGTTTTTCAGTGGCCTGGTGCAGGAGCTGGCAGGAATGCGGGAGGCCTCTGTGCAGGGTCTGAGCGCTCTGCAGACTCAACACGACAAGTTAGAGGACGAGATCAGTCAGGCGCAGGAGAGACACCAGACG GGGATGAAGCAGACCATCCAGTGCCTGCAGGACCAGCTCAACCTGCTGACTATGGAGGTCCAGAAGGATTATACTGATCTCCGCACGTCCTCCAAAGCTCTGCAGAAACCTCTACAGACCCTCCAGGAGAACATCAACAG TGGTTGCAGTACAGTAGAGCGTCGGGCCTCCTCTCAGGCGGACCTCCtcacctccacctcttcctccctGGCCTCCTCTCTGCGTCTGACCACCAACCAGAGCCTGCAGACCCTAGATGAGATGACAGGCTGCTGTTCCCACCTGCACAGCGCTGTGTCAG GCTTGGTCGATCGTGACCTCCAGTGGAGCTCCAAAACCAGGGAGCAGGCAGAGACTGCCGCCCAGCAACATTCAACTCTGATGGGGATGATTTCAAGTGAAGCTCAGGCCCTGCATCAG agtgtcgagaAGCGCTGCACCGAACAGCTCCAGGCAGCCGAGAAGCAGCTGTCGGGTCGGCAGGAGGAGGTTAAGCGGGCTGTGATGGCTGTACAGAACCAGACCTCCCAGGACCGGACTGTCCTGGAGCAACAGCAGGCTGAGCTGCAGGACCACGTGGAGACGAGTCAGGAGCTGGTCAGCGATTTTCTGCAAAACGAGCTGCAGCAGGACATTCCTACTG GTACGACCCCTCAGCGTCGAGAGTTTGTCTATCCCAGGCAGCTGGTGAAGTCGCGGACTCGGAGCGAGCTGCTGGAGAGCCTGaggaggcagcaggaggagctgagggcagctgtggaggaggaagaggacgagcaGGAGGAGCTCAGCCAGGTTGACCAC GACTCTCTTGAAGACGAGTTGAGTACTTGTAACGAAAGCTTGGCCACAGAGCCGTCCTTCATCGATGAGAACCTCGTCTTCAACGAGAGCAAACGAGTTCCCTTCTTCAAG CAGAAGAAGGGCGGTAAGAAGGAATCgaagagccacaacaggcaaaaaGCATCTGAAAACGAAGCCCCATCAACGCCTCAGAAATCCAGACTGCCCCTCCGCTGTCAGAACTAG